The proteins below come from a single Parageobacillus toebii NBRC 107807 genomic window:
- the treC gene encoding alpha,alpha-phosphotrehalase: MKQQPWWKKAVVYQIYPKSFKDTNGDGIGDLQGIIEKLDYLKLLGVDVIWLTPIYKSPQRDNGYDISDYFQIHDEYGTMEDFDRLLEEVHRRGMKLIMDMVVNHTSTEHEWFKQARTSKDNPYRDFYIWRDPKPDGSAPTNWQSKFGGSAWEYDEKTGQYYLHLFDVTQADLNWENEEMRRRIYDMMHFWFQKGVDGFRLDVINLLSKDQRFLDDDGSVPPGDGRKFYTDGPRIHEFLQEMNREVFSKYDIMTVGEMSSTTIDHCIKYTNPNRRELNMTFNFHHLKVDYPNGEKWAVADFDFLALKRILSEWQVKMHKGGGWNALFWCNHDQPRIVSRYGDDGKYHKESAKMLATVIHMMQGTPYIYQGEEIGMTDPKFERIDDYRDVESLNMYRILQERGKSEQEVLEILKRKSRDNSRTPMQWDDSEHAGFTTGTPWIRVAPNYKQINVKKALEDPTSIFYHYQRLIQLRKQYDIVTTGDYQLLLEDHPDIFAYLRNGENEKLLVVNNFYGRETTFILPDDVDVSGYSSEILLSNYDDSSSDFRTISLRPYESIVYYLTKS, encoded by the coding sequence ATGAAACAACAGCCATGGTGGAAAAAAGCAGTCGTATATCAAATTTATCCAAAAAGCTTTAAGGATACAAACGGTGATGGAATCGGTGATTTGCAAGGAATTATCGAAAAGCTCGATTATTTGAAACTGCTTGGTGTGGATGTGATTTGGCTGACGCCGATTTACAAGTCACCGCAGCGTGACAATGGCTATGATATTAGTGACTATTTTCAAATTCATGATGAATATGGCACGATGGAAGATTTTGATCGATTGTTAGAAGAAGTGCATCGGCGCGGCATGAAGTTGATCATGGATATGGTTGTCAATCATACGTCTACGGAGCATGAATGGTTTAAGCAGGCACGTACATCGAAAGATAATCCGTATCGTGATTTTTACATTTGGCGAGATCCAAAGCCGGACGGAAGTGCTCCAACGAACTGGCAGTCGAAGTTTGGCGGTTCGGCATGGGAGTACGATGAGAAAACAGGGCAATATTATTTGCATTTATTTGACGTGACACAAGCGGATTTAAACTGGGAAAACGAAGAGATGCGCCGCCGTATTTATGACATGATGCATTTTTGGTTCCAAAAAGGAGTGGACGGGTTCCGTTTAGATGTCATTAACTTGCTATCGAAAGATCAACGATTTCTTGACGATGACGGTTCGGTGCCGCCGGGCGACGGCCGCAAGTTTTACACCGACGGACCGCGCATTCATGAATTTTTGCAAGAGATGAACCGGGAAGTATTTTCGAAATACGATATTATGACGGTCGGGGAAATGTCATCCACAACAATTGACCATTGCATCAAATATACAAATCCTAATCGCCGTGAGTTAAATATGACGTTTAATTTCCATCATTTAAAGGTCGACTATCCGAACGGGGAAAAATGGGCGGTCGCCGATTTTGATTTTCTTGCACTAAAGCGAATTTTATCGGAATGGCAAGTCAAGATGCATAAAGGCGGCGGCTGGAATGCGCTCTTTTGGTGCAACCATGACCAGCCGCGGATTGTATCGCGGTACGGCGATGATGGAAAATATCATAAAGAGTCAGCGAAAATGCTGGCAACGGTCATTCATATGATGCAAGGGACGCCATATATTTACCAAGGAGAAGAAATTGGCATGACCGACCCGAAATTCGAGCGGATTGATGATTACCGCGATGTTGAGTCGCTCAATATGTACCGCATTTTGCAAGAACGAGGAAAAAGTGAACAAGAAGTGCTTGAAATTTTAAAACGGAAATCGCGCGACAATTCGCGGACGCCGATGCAATGGGACGACAGCGAACATGCCGGATTTACGACAGGCACGCCTTGGATTCGCGTTGCCCCGAACTATAAACAGATTAACGTGAAAAAAGCGCTGGAAGATCCGACATCGATTTTCTATCATTATCAACGGCTCATTCAACTTCGTAAACAATACGACATAGTTACGACTGGAGATTATCAGCTGTTGCTTGAAGATCATCCGGATATTTTCGCTTATTTGCGAAACGGAGAGAATGAAAAACTGCTTGTTGTGAATAATTTTTACGGAAGAGAAACGACGTTCATATTGCCTGATGACGTCGATGTAAGCGGCTATTCGAGCGAAATATTGCTTTCTAA